The following proteins are encoded in a genomic region of Bubalus kerabau isolate K-KA32 ecotype Philippines breed swamp buffalo chromosome 15, PCC_UOA_SB_1v2, whole genome shotgun sequence:
- the C15H11orf91 gene encoding uncharacterized protein C11orf91 homolog, which yields MPKGLRGSQSPTMSQRPAPPLYFPSLYDRGISSSPLSDFNIWKKLFVPLKAGGAPAGGGPATGGRSLPQGPSAPALPPPPGLGPPSERPCPPPWPSGLASIPYEPLRFFYSPPPGPEAAASPLAPGPTTSRLASASHPEELCELEIRIKELELLTITGDGFDSQRYKFLKALKDEKLQGLKTRQPGKKSASLS from the exons ATGCCGAAGGGGCTGCGAGGCAGCCAGAGCCCCACGATGAGCCAGCGACCGGCTCCGCCCCTCTACTTCCCGTCCCTCTACGACCGCGGCATCTCCTCGTCCCCGCTCAGCGACTTCAACATCTGGAAAAAGCTCTTTGTGCCGCTGAAGGCTGGAGGGGCGCCGGCGGGAGGGGGGCCGGCGACGGGGGGCCGGTCACTGCCCCAGGGGCCCTCGGCCCCAGCGCTCCCGCCGCCACCCGGCCTGGGTCCCCCTAGTGAGCGCCCTTGTCCCCCGCCCTGGCCCTCCGGCCTGGCCTCCATCCCCTACGAGCCTCTGCGCTTCTTCTACTCTCCACCGCCGGGGCCTGAGGCAGCGGCCTCCCCTCTGGCTCCTGGTCCCACGACCTCCCGGCTAGCCTCTGCCTCCCACCCCGAGGAGTTGTGCGAGCTGGAGATCCGGATTAAGGAGCTGGAGCTGCTCACCATAACTGGGGACGGCTTCGACTCCCAGCGCT ATAAATTCTTGAAGGCGCTGAAAGATGAAAAGTTACAAGGCCTGAAGACCAGGCAGCCTGGAAAGAAGTCGGCCTCTCTCTCCTGA